From a region of the Desulfonatronovibrio magnus genome:
- a CDS encoding DUF4168 domain-containing protein, with protein MTFPGKITILAISFIAALFLTAGYVSAQEYQQEGYQQEGMMQQPGAQINVSEADLDKAAGAYVEITEIRENFQESLAGITDPEQAQELQEQAGEAMVEAVQNNGLDVQQYNEIMEAAQADEELRNKLLGKLEAMQ; from the coding sequence ATGACTTTTCCAGGAAAGATCACAATTTTGGCCATTTCTTTTATCGCAGCATTGTTCCTTACCGCTGGCTATGTAAGTGCTCAGGAGTACCAGCAGGAAGGTTACCAGCAGGAAGGAATGATGCAGCAGCCAGGAGCTCAGATCAATGTCAGTGAGGCAGATCTTGACAAGGCAGCTGGTGCTTATGTGGAGATAACTGAAATAAGAGAGAATTTTCAGGAATCATTAGCTGGAATCACTGACCCTGAACAGGCCCAGGAGCTTCAGGAGCAGGCAGGTGAAGCCATGGTGGAAGCTGTTCAAAATAATGGCCTTGACGTGCAGCAGTACAACGAAATTATGGAAGCAGCTCAAGCGGATGAAGAACTAAGAAACAAGCTTCTCGGCAAACTGGAAGCTATGCAATAG
- a CDS encoding PAS domain-containing sensor histidine kinase: MNLFNSLRTKLALWIALFACVLAMLGAILSLWLGYKYLETNFQNNIQSHMRLASISLIQPVMQINYLELRDQIQAIQDYEGITGVAIYDQNDNLLMESGELSEMQLSEDIGSGPAVQGQIIVSFSQDPLKAGMMYILYIGGILLLIIVPAFIFIVWKISHKYLFDLSELTECIKNSSCEEMPQYPGIYRQDEVGLLSTALRQRDQELSEYHQELENYKNHLEQLVEQRTVELKRSQMLSQTILDGLPDSVALIDARDMTILNANQTFLSSNNTSLEDVLGKTCYQITHGTDEPCQGVQHTCPVQEYFKNNQPCVAEHIHKSKDGDEYFVEVSAWPVFDENGQPVQMIHIERDISEKKRVEKLRDDVERIVRHDLKTPLNGILGLSEILLDDELNDEQKEFLGHIHESGRRMLNMINHSLDIFKMEEGTYILKPEEFDLLSVLKVLDSDTQPLQNGKLIKLQIILYDREISDDNKLSVYLEKRHIHSMLANLLTNALEAAPENSMVTVNINQDQNNTIIDLHNDGAIPSAVRNRFFDRYATAGKAHGTGLGTFSARLIARSHGGDITFTTSEEHGTHVIVTLPTNAEKTETTG, from the coding sequence ATGAACTTATTTAATTCTCTCAGAACCAAACTGGCATTATGGATAGCCTTATTCGCCTGCGTCCTTGCCATGCTTGGCGCAATCTTGAGCCTGTGGCTGGGCTATAAATACCTTGAAACTAACTTTCAGAACAATATCCAGTCTCATATGAGGCTGGCTTCCATATCATTGATCCAGCCTGTAATGCAGATAAACTACCTTGAGCTAAGAGATCAGATCCAGGCCATCCAGGATTATGAGGGCATAACCGGTGTGGCTATTTATGATCAAAATGACAATCTGCTCATGGAAAGCGGTGAACTGTCTGAAATGCAGCTGTCTGAGGATATAGGCTCAGGCCCTGCGGTACAGGGACAGATAATTGTATCATTTTCCCAGGATCCTCTTAAAGCCGGCATGATGTATATTCTTTACATCGGAGGCATTTTACTGCTCATAATTGTTCCCGCATTCATTTTCATCGTCTGGAAAATAAGCCACAAATACCTTTTTGATCTTTCTGAGCTTACTGAATGCATCAAAAACAGCAGTTGCGAGGAAATGCCCCAATATCCCGGCATCTACAGACAGGACGAAGTAGGTTTGCTGTCAACTGCCCTGCGCCAGCGAGACCAGGAACTTTCAGAGTATCATCAGGAACTTGAAAACTACAAAAATCACTTAGAACAACTGGTAGAACAAAGAACTGTTGAGCTGAAAAGATCTCAAATGCTCAGCCAGACCATCCTCGATGGACTCCCTGATTCCGTTGCTCTAATTGATGCCAGGGATATGACTATCCTCAATGCCAACCAGACCTTTCTTTCATCCAACAATACCAGCCTTGAAGATGTTCTGGGCAAAACATGTTATCAGATAACCCATGGTACTGACGAACCATGTCAGGGAGTGCAGCACACCTGTCCTGTGCAGGAATATTTCAAAAACAATCAGCCCTGCGTGGCAGAGCATATTCATAAGTCAAAGGATGGAGACGAATATTTTGTAGAGGTGTCTGCCTGGCCTGTTTTTGATGAAAATGGTCAGCCTGTTCAGATGATTCATATTGAAAGGGATATTTCAGAAAAAAAGAGAGTTGAAAAACTTCGGGATGATGTCGAACGTATAGTTCGTCATGATCTGAAAACCCCCTTGAACGGCATACTTGGGCTGTCGGAGATACTGTTAGATGATGAGCTGAATGACGAACAAAAGGAATTTCTCGGGCATATCCATGAATCTGGTCGCAGAATGCTTAATATGATCAATCATTCTCTTGATATTTTTAAAATGGAAGAAGGTACCTACATACTCAAGCCGGAAGAGTTTGATCTTTTGTCAGTGTTAAAAGTCCTGGATAGCGATACACAGCCCCTGCAGAACGGCAAACTGATTAAGCTGCAAATTATCCTTTACGATCGGGAAATAAGTGATGACAATAAATTATCGGTCTATCTGGAAAAAAGACATATTCATTCCATGCTTGCCAACCTGCTCACCAATGCCTTAGAAGCTGCCCCTGAAAACAGCATGGTCACTGTCAACATTAACCAGGATCAGAACAACACCATAATTGATTTGCACAATGATGGAGCAATACCGTCAGCAGTACGCAATCGTTTTTTTGATCGTTATGCCACTGCCGGTAAAGCTCATGGAACAGGACTCGGCACCTTCAGCGCAAGGCTCATTGCCAGAAGTCATGGAGGTGATATAACCTTTACAACTTCTGAAGAACATGGAACTCATGTAATCGTGACTCTGCCCACTAATGCTGAAAAAACTGAAACTACTGGCTAA
- a CDS encoding zinc dependent phospholipase C family protein: MKKIFLLLTLVFFAQVDVSYAWGPMTHTHFAHEVLRAASLLSASVYTLLTAYATNFIYGSIVVDNYLGKRGHKNPHDWETGFLLLSCAQKRSDAAFAYGFLTHLAADTVAHGQMDLGSKSKLGHVWIEIESDSLLAKNCRKTVSGLDKERLRSNDELTNSVIDQEDCRSKSFQRMYKMGIKMSALNSKRWTNFYKEDFEGYHKMSVIRAIDVINNKEKSKYIRHDPNIKKGRKLSAKLMNILA; the protein is encoded by the coding sequence ATGAAAAAAATCTTTCTTTTGCTGACATTAGTTTTCTTTGCCCAGGTTGATGTCTCATATGCATGGGGCCCCATGACCCACACACATTTTGCGCACGAAGTGCTAAGAGCTGCCAGTCTTCTGTCGGCTTCAGTTTATACACTGCTTACAGCCTATGCCACTAATTTTATATATGGATCAATAGTAGTCGACAACTATTTAGGCAAGCGAGGGCACAAAAACCCACACGACTGGGAAACAGGATTTCTTCTTCTAAGCTGCGCACAAAAACGCTCGGACGCAGCCTTTGCTTATGGTTTCCTGACCCATCTTGCTGCAGATACTGTTGCCCACGGACAGATGGACCTTGGCTCCAAAAGCAAGCTTGGCCATGTCTGGATAGAAATAGAATCAGACAGCCTGTTGGCTAAAAATTGCAGAAAAACCGTTTCCGGGCTGGATAAGGAAAGACTCAGGTCAAATGATGAACTGACCAATTCAGTCATTGATCAGGAAGATTGCAGATCAAAAAGTTTTCAGCGTATGTATAAAATGGGCATCAAAATGTCAGCTCTTAATTCCAAGAGATGGACCAATTTTTACAAGGAAGACTTTGAGGGCTACCATAAAATGTCTGTTATAAGAGCCATTGATGTCATCAACAACAAAGAAAAAAGCAAATATATCCGCCACGACCCAAATATCAAAAAGGGCCGCAAACTGTCTGCAAAACTGATGAACATTCTTGCCTGA
- a CDS encoding Spy/CpxP family protein refolding chaperone, with translation MTRHMITTITMAALALLLISSAAMARGGPGAERGDQNRQWHQECPVLANLDQEQRDSLVAALQEHRNNMYPKRQQMIARQAELNALLATPEASASDIEKIKSQILTLNQDIMAAKLNHRIDMSQEYGLKTGKRAGSGFHKGGVSGSPQGRRTGECPRLGR, from the coding sequence ATGACAAGACACATGATCACAACAATTACAATGGCAGCGCTGGCCCTTTTGTTAATTTCATCTGCAGCCATGGCCAGAGGAGGTCCTGGTGCTGAACGCGGAGATCAAAACAGACAGTGGCACCAGGAGTGCCCTGTTCTTGCCAACCTTGATCAGGAACAGCGTGACAGCCTTGTTGCAGCATTGCAGGAACATAGAAATAACATGTATCCCAAAAGGCAGCAGATGATAGCAAGGCAGGCAGAACTGAATGCCCTCCTGGCTACTCCTGAAGCAAGTGCATCAGATATTGAAAAGATCAAAAGCCAGATTCTAACATTGAATCAGGATATCATGGCTGCCAAGCTGAACCATAGAATAGACATGAGCCAGGAGTATGGTCTGAAGACAGGCAAAAGAGCCGGGTCTGGATTTCATAAGGGCGGCGTATCAGGCTCACCTCAAGGAAGGCGTACTGGTGAGTGCCCAAGGTTAGGCAGATAA
- a CDS encoding ferritin-like domain-containing protein: MPNNNSLPHVPIGQSLGNHDFISRRTLLKSGACAAGLLLTGAKIVWAASPESKYSRELTELLNLALQHEHGAFVQYANHAGLLSYWLDSNHATAIKAIIADEVEHAVILSNALKKSGAEPTLAVWPPQTGDTPSRVLIQDIAAEQGAVNLYSRILDFDMDDDLRNNLENIVRSEQSHKEIFEGMLKEIQQ, translated from the coding sequence ATGCCCAATAATAATTCACTTCCACACGTCCCCATCGGCCAATCCCTTGGAAACCATGATTTCATTTCCAGAAGGACCCTTCTTAAATCCGGTGCGTGCGCTGCCGGACTGCTGCTGACCGGCGCCAAAATTGTTTGGGCAGCTTCACCAGAATCAAAGTATTCCCGTGAGCTTACCGAACTGCTCAATCTGGCCCTGCAACATGAACACGGTGCATTCGTGCAGTATGCAAATCATGCCGGCCTGCTCTCATACTGGCTGGACAGCAACCATGCTACTGCCATTAAAGCCATTATTGCTGATGAAGTCGAGCATGCTGTAATCCTCTCTAATGCTTTAAAAAAGTCTGGGGCAGAACCAACCCTTGCTGTCTGGCCCCCTCAGACTGGCGACACTCCTTCCAGGGTCTTGATTCAGGACATTGCTGCTGAACAGGGAGCTGTTAATCTTTACTCCAGAATACTGGATTTTGATATGGACGATGACCTGCGCAACAATCTTGAAAATATTGTTCGCTCCGAACAAAGTCATAAGGAAATTTTTGAAGGCATGCTCAAAGAAATTCAGCAGTAA
- the selD gene encoding selenide, water dikinase SelD, which produces MTKKQTKRLTESVTGAGUASKLPPGDLEKALKGIDFPVDDNLIVGLEKADDAAVYKVSDDLALIQTVDFFTPIVDDPYWFGQIAAANALSDVYAMGGTPRTAMNLVGFPVKDLDMEILRAILLGGLDKMKEAGVVLVGGHSVEDKELKYGLSVTGFIHPSKVLTKKAINEGDLLILTKPLGTGIINTAIKAGLASEKLIDQTTRLMAELNKVAAHVMEPFPVSACTDITGFGLLGHLGEMVDGSGKSIRLTFKDIPTLPDALEFGAMGMIPAGAYKNKEFAQCRVRFDNAIPPVSRDLLYDPQTSGGLLICCPSAYAHKLLDNLIKNKVTTSAIIGQVLADPGEKILIV; this is translated from the coding sequence ATGACAAAAAAACAAACTAAACGACTTACAGAAAGCGTCACAGGAGCCGGCTGAGCATCCAAGCTGCCTCCAGGGGACCTGGAAAAAGCCTTGAAAGGGATTGATTTCCCTGTAGATGACAACCTCATAGTAGGCTTGGAAAAAGCTGATGACGCGGCAGTTTATAAGGTTTCTGATGACCTGGCCCTGATTCAGACCGTGGATTTTTTTACGCCCATAGTAGATGATCCATACTGGTTTGGACAGATTGCTGCAGCCAATGCTCTAAGCGATGTATACGCCATGGGCGGGACACCCAGAACAGCCATGAATCTTGTTGGATTTCCTGTCAAGGACCTTGATATGGAAATATTACGCGCTATTTTGCTGGGCGGGCTGGACAAAATGAAAGAAGCCGGCGTGGTACTGGTAGGCGGGCACAGTGTGGAGGATAAGGAACTGAAATATGGTCTTTCAGTCACCGGATTTATTCATCCCTCTAAGGTGCTGACCAAAAAAGCCATAAATGAAGGCGACCTTCTCATATTGACCAAGCCTCTCGGCACAGGAATCATAAATACTGCCATAAAAGCCGGCCTTGCTTCAGAAAAGCTCATTGACCAGACAACCCGCCTTATGGCTGAACTCAATAAAGTCGCCGCTCATGTTATGGAGCCATTTCCGGTCAGTGCATGCACTGACATCACTGGCTTCGGCCTGCTGGGACATCTTGGTGAAATGGTAGATGGTTCTGGAAAAAGCATCCGCCTCACATTTAAAGACATTCCGACCCTGCCTGACGCCCTTGAATTTGGAGCCATGGGTATGATCCCTGCTGGAGCTTATAAAAACAAAGAATTCGCCCAGTGCAGGGTCAGGTTCGATAATGCCATCCCCCCTGTCTCGCGGGATCTTCTTTATGATCCTCAGACCTCAGGAGGTTTGCTCATCTGCTGCCCCTCTGCTTATGCACATAAACTACTGGACAATTTAATCAAAAACAAAGTCACTACTTCTGCAATAATTGGTCAGGTCCTTGCCGATCCAGGTGAAAAAATTCTAATAGTCTAA